Proteins from a single region of Oncorhynchus tshawytscha isolate Ot180627B linkage group LG03, Otsh_v2.0, whole genome shotgun sequence:
- the phc1 gene encoding polyhomeotic-like protein 1 has translation MDAGDDQNTGSTNGNAPSAGNSRPPQIAHMSLYERQAVQALQALQRQPNAAQYFQQLMLQQQINSAQQLHNLAAVQQATLAASRQSNSPNHSVSQATTTVNLSTTSGGGTMTNPRPLGPATSVTSSALSQSVLLGGNSAGQGQMYLRVNRSLRAPLAASQLIFMPGGTATAAVATVAQQQPQQQQQQQEVHPTSNAQSDNDQVQNLALHCISTPRVAAVKTEFPDRRDAANYSLSQQQQQHPQQQQQQFSQNTQQQQQQMANKLTSYTHPTALPSINVKTGNQLNMAPTAASSVPASSSPSPTLPLSQLLISPSGLCQARAVTTVTPAATVTHILVPTSNVPTSSQGYPIGSVAPKTNVNTQTLVVQPLQQSNTNLDKVSHSSGPVHIQPKTSQGHRLPVQLSPRHPPPILPAPPNTGGHHPPHVPVQLVGARQGSVGNSQALAQARSCCPQDNGIAIASTGGNTTAKPAIGSLKRKSETDATNEMAVEPSQLCCPPMRDSAPLSPAPTMDSAPKVVPAFSSPPTLSLPLSWGVGGQGDRAPLPQAVVKPQVLTHLIEGFVIQEGAEPFPVTGPVKEPLAMGVQQADNGGPAVLKCEYCESLAPASQFRGSKRFCSKTCAKRYNVSCSHHFQVSRGRASARPPGPPVPPDNIVRRRGPRRSSSEIACAKIAGRHLPVKECRSESSRSEDVSSCDEEEEEDSPSLSPSSSLSCPRPAHCDPHLDDSAQGSLPLDEANFLSGSPAHWGVEEVCRFISSLQGCEELAAQFLSQEIDGQALLLLREEHLISTMNIKLGPALKICAFINSLRD, from the exons gccACCCTCGCTGCTAGTCGCCAGTCCAACTCTCCCAACCACAGTGTCTCCCAAGCAACCACCACT GTCAATCTGAGCACCACCTCTGGGGGAGGGACCATGACCAATCCCCGCCCCCTCGGCCCTGCCACATCAGTGACATCATCAGCTCTCAGCCAATCAGTGCTGCTGGGTGGGAACTCAGCCGGACAGGGTCAGATGTACCTGAGA GTCAACCGCTCCCTCAGAGCACCCCTCGCAGCCTCCCAGCTCATCTTCATGCCTGGTGGCACAGCAACGGCTGCTGTAGCGACAGTTGCACAGCAACAGCctcagcaacaacagcagcaacaggaagTCCATCCCACCTCCAATGCCCAATCCGACAATGACCAG GTGCAGAACCTGGCTCTCCACTGTATCTCCACTCCCAGAGTGGCCGCAGTGAAGACAGAGTTTCCAGACAGGAGAGATGCAG CCAACTATTCTctaagtcaacaacaacaacagcatcctcagcagcaacagcagcagttcTCTCAGAACACccagcagcaacagcaacaaATGGCCAACAAACTGACTAGCTACACTCATCCCACTGCTCTCCCCAGTATAAATGTCAAGACTGGAAACCAGCTGAATATGGCCCCAACCGCTGCCAGCTCAGTTCCtgcttcctcctccccctctcccacgctccctctctcccagctccTCATCTCCCCCTCAGGCCTATGTCAGGCCCGGGCGGTAACCACGGTTACCCCTGCTGCCACGGTGACGCACATCCTAGTCCCCACCTCCAACGTTCCTACCTCCTCTCAGGGCTACCCCATAGGTTCAGTCGCTCCCAAAACTAACGTCAACACCCAGACCTTGGTGGTGCAGCCACTGCAGCAGTCCAACACTAACTTGGACAAGGTGAGCCACAGCTCTGGCCCTGTGCACATACAGCCCAAAACCTCACAGGGTCACCGCTTACCTGTCCAGCTTTCCCCACGCCACCCTCCACCTATCCTCCCGGCTCCGCCCAACACGGGGGGCCACCACCCGCCCCATGTCCCAGTCCAGCTGGTGGGAGCTAGGCAGGGCTCAGTAGGAAACTCCCAGGCTTTGGCACAGGCCCGAAGCTGCTGCCCCCAGGACAACGGCATCGCTATAGCCTCTACTGGAGGGAACACCACG GCAAAGCCTGCAATTGGCTCATTGAAGAGGAAGTCGGAAACTGATGCAACCAATGAGATGGCAGTCGAACCTTCCCAACTTTGCTGTCCACCAATGAGAGATTCTGCCCCTCTATCTCCCGCCCCCACGATGGACTCCG cTCCTAAAGTGGTGCcagccttctcctctccccccaccctgtCTCTACCCCTGtcttggggggtggggggtcagggAGACAGAGCCCCTCTGCCCCAGGCGGTGGTCAAACCTCAGGTCCTCACCCACCTCATAGAGGGTTTTGTCATCCAGGAGGGAGCTGAGCCTTTCCCT GTGACTGGGCCAGTGAAGGAGCCACTAGCCATGGGTGTTCAACAGGCTGACAATGGAGGCCCTGCAG TGTTGAAGTGTGAGTACTGTGAGAGCTTGGCTCCAGCCAGCCAGTTCAGGGGCTCCAAGAGGTTCTGCTCCAAGACCTGCGCTAAGAG ATACAATGTGAGCTGCAGTCATCACTTCCAGGTCAGTAGGGGGCGAGCTTCTGCACGGCCGCCTGGTCCTCCCGTTCCCCCAGACAACATCGTCAGACGCAGGGGTCCTCGTAGGAGTAGCTCGGAGATCGCCTGCGCTAAAATAGCCGGCAGACATTTGCCTGTCAAGGAG TGTCGTTCTGAGTCCAGTCGCTCAGAGGATGTGTCCAGTTgtgacgaggaggaggaagaagattcCCCATCACTCTCCCCtagctcctccctctcctgccctaggCCCGCCCACTGCGATCCCCATTTGGACGACTCAGCTCAAGGCAGCCTCCCATTGGATGAGGCCAACTTCCTGTCTGGGAGCCCCGCCCATTGGGGTGTGGAGGAGGTCTGCAGGTTCATCTCTTCACTGCAAG gtTGTGAGGAGCTGGCAGCCCAGTTCCTGTCCCAGGAGATTGACGGACAGGCCCTGCTGCTACTCAGAGAAGAACACCTCATCTCCACCATGAACATCAAACTAGGACCCGCCCTCAAGATCTGTGCCTTCATCAACAGCCTACGAGACTga